From one Streptomyces sp. ICC1 genomic stretch:
- a CDS encoding helix-turn-helix transcriptional regulator, translating to MPARIFDGQRVRALRRSAELTQEALATVVGVQGTSVTAWERGTSHPDPERLPALARALGQPLGDLFPRDGLPTLADLRADAGFFQNEVPGLLGTKSAGPVANAERAKRRLSGVFVEPLAKAYGVSVEQLMAAQERSFGIEVPEPHPEVPTSLAEKMRYLLENPDDGSTPPSDAQIARAVNAYVGAQVLSAAGVADLRNGVVTEASPPVLEGLSAAFGVSALFFRSRDVVKRQVAEGLTLLANVQAGKIRGLKGRQMGPEGLPTEVMALINNIVAEIEERGLPSA from the coding sequence ATGCCGGCACGTATCTTCGATGGACAGCGTGTACGCGCGCTCCGTCGCTCTGCCGAGCTGACGCAGGAGGCTTTGGCGACCGTGGTGGGAGTCCAGGGAACCAGCGTGACCGCGTGGGAGAGGGGTACGAGTCATCCGGATCCGGAGAGGCTCCCCGCTCTCGCTCGTGCGCTGGGCCAGCCGCTCGGAGACCTGTTCCCGCGTGATGGCCTGCCGACCTTGGCGGACCTGAGGGCCGATGCCGGGTTCTTCCAGAACGAGGTGCCGGGGCTCCTGGGCACCAAGTCCGCTGGCCCTGTGGCGAACGCGGAGCGGGCCAAGCGGCGGCTCTCGGGTGTCTTTGTTGAACCGCTGGCCAAGGCGTACGGCGTGAGTGTCGAGCAGCTGATGGCAGCGCAGGAGCGCTCGTTCGGGATCGAGGTGCCGGAGCCTCACCCCGAGGTTCCCACGAGCCTGGCCGAGAAGATGCGGTATCTCCTGGAGAACCCGGACGACGGCAGCACGCCACCCTCGGATGCGCAGATCGCGCGCGCGGTCAACGCCTACGTGGGAGCCCAGGTGCTCTCTGCGGCCGGAGTTGCGGACCTGCGGAACGGCGTGGTGACCGAGGCGTCCCCACCGGTGCTGGAGGGACTGTCGGCTGCCTTCGGAGTCAGCGCCCTCTTCTTCCGGAGCCGCGATGTGGTCAAGAGGCAGGTCGCCGAAGGGCTGACCCTGCTCGCGAACGTGCAGGCCGGCAAGATCCGCGGTTTGAAGGGGCGACAGATGGGGCCCGAGGGGCTGCCCACCGAAGTCATGGCCCTGATCAACAACATCGTCGCGGAAATCGAAGAGCGGGGCCTGCCCAGCGCCTGA
- a CDS encoding amidohydrolase family protein has translation MLITAGRILTGDADVTDGAVLVRDGIITAVGLRADIEAQAGSDEPRQDFPDSTLLPGLIDAHVHLVFDAGADPVATMQEASDEDLLEGMRKRADQLLATGVTTARDLGDRGGLALRLAQEIAAGTATGPRIIGAGAPVTPPGGHCWFLGGEVSNADEARALVRRNVADGAKVVKVMAGGGGLTKGGAPSWKSQFGADELAVVVEEAHQAGLKVAAHAHGTDAITDAVASGVDTIEHCTWMTEDGFDLREDVLAQIVEKGIYVCPAVSPHWRMLPRFFGEEKAAAMFALVQRMAEAGARLIAGTDAGVQRAGFDGIVGALGFYEHLGVSRDRILAMATTEAAAALGVGDQTGRIAPGYSADLLLVDGNPLEELSALSAVRAVFTNGRQHQAA, from the coding sequence ATGCTGATCACAGCTGGCCGCATCCTCACCGGAGACGCCGACGTAACCGACGGCGCTGTACTCGTCCGGGACGGCATCATCACGGCCGTCGGCCTGCGCGCCGACATCGAAGCCCAGGCAGGCAGCGACGAGCCGCGCCAGGACTTCCCGGACTCCACCCTGCTGCCCGGCCTCATCGACGCCCACGTCCACTTGGTCTTCGACGCCGGCGCGGACCCCGTGGCCACCATGCAGGAAGCCAGCGACGAGGACCTGCTGGAGGGGATGCGCAAGCGCGCCGACCAGCTGCTGGCCACCGGCGTCACCACGGCCCGCGACCTCGGCGACCGCGGAGGCCTCGCGCTGCGCCTCGCCCAGGAAATCGCCGCCGGCACCGCGACGGGTCCCCGCATCATCGGAGCCGGTGCCCCCGTCACTCCGCCCGGAGGACACTGCTGGTTCCTCGGAGGCGAGGTCTCCAACGCCGACGAGGCCCGCGCCCTCGTGCGCCGCAACGTCGCCGACGGTGCCAAGGTCGTCAAGGTCATGGCCGGTGGCGGCGGACTCACCAAGGGCGGGGCCCCCAGCTGGAAGAGCCAGTTCGGCGCAGACGAGCTCGCCGTCGTAGTCGAAGAGGCCCACCAGGCTGGCCTGAAGGTGGCCGCGCACGCGCACGGCACCGATGCCATCACCGACGCGGTGGCCTCCGGTGTCGACACCATCGAGCACTGCACCTGGATGACCGAGGACGGCTTCGACCTCCGCGAGGACGTCCTGGCACAGATCGTCGAGAAGGGGATCTACGTCTGCCCGGCCGTGAGCCCGCACTGGCGGATGCTCCCCCGCTTCTTCGGCGAGGAGAAGGCCGCCGCCATGTTCGCGCTCGTGCAGCGGATGGCCGAGGCAGGAGCCCGTCTGATCGCTGGCACCGACGCCGGCGTCCAGCGCGCCGGATTCGACGGGATCGTGGGCGCCCTCGGGTTTTACGAGCACCTCGGCGTCTCCCGCGACCGAATCCTGGCCATGGCCACCACCGAGGCTGCGGCGGCCCTCGGCGTAGGTGACCAGACCGGCCGCATCGCCCCCGGCTACAGCGCCGACCTCCTCCTGGTCGACGGCAACCCGCTCGAAGAGCTGTCCGCCCTGAGCGCGGTACGTGCCGTCTTCACCAACGGCCGCCAGCACCAGGCCGCTTAG
- a CDS encoding MAB_1171c family putative transporter, with amino-acid sequence MTILFLLVLTAAVAWKVYQLTKAPRDGALRSVTLCLVCAALSYPVAMPGGASGVDTVAGHGAAKLIQNILLLGTVYFLMCFYLYSSADRTTSRRRARREALLVLGVAAVLIISATTVPHEVFAGSFSTADMTITQLAAFYGVAGLYLTYALGAAGIWTVRYARLSPRPHSTGLWITAVGLLAMAAACAVRAVFVATRWQGGTVPKGLMSVVAMLLVLSILLFVVGVSYSGARSRLSALRVWRQHRRGYRRLEPLWVLLSDRFPETVLGSRATVLETWGVRGVHRLYHRRVVECRDGLVRISPLMGDLTTEDLLAMDATILANRLRSAAAADVHGSEEAQPVIPLAVPEIDSAGADAAHLFALSDALRAA; translated from the coding sequence ATGACGATCCTGTTCCTCCTCGTCCTCACCGCCGCCGTTGCGTGGAAGGTCTACCAGCTCACGAAGGCACCCCGGGATGGCGCCCTACGCTCCGTCACCCTGTGCCTCGTGTGCGCGGCCCTGTCCTATCCGGTGGCGATGCCGGGCGGAGCCAGTGGCGTGGACACCGTCGCCGGCCACGGCGCGGCCAAGCTCATCCAGAACATCCTGCTGCTCGGCACGGTGTACTTCCTGATGTGCTTCTACCTCTACTCATCGGCCGACCGGACAACGAGTAGGCGTCGGGCACGTCGCGAGGCGCTCCTCGTACTCGGGGTCGCGGCCGTTCTCATCATCTCGGCCACGACGGTGCCCCACGAGGTGTTCGCCGGATCCTTCTCGACCGCGGACATGACGATCACCCAGCTCGCCGCGTTCTACGGCGTCGCCGGCCTGTACTTGACCTACGCCCTGGGCGCCGCAGGCATCTGGACGGTCCGCTACGCCCGGCTTTCACCGCGTCCGCACTCCACCGGCCTCTGGATCACCGCGGTCGGGCTGCTGGCCATGGCCGCGGCCTGTGCTGTCCGCGCGGTCTTCGTGGCAACCCGGTGGCAGGGCGGCACCGTGCCGAAGGGACTGATGTCCGTCGTCGCGATGCTGCTGGTCCTGTCCATCCTCCTCTTCGTCGTCGGCGTTTCGTACTCCGGCGCCCGCAGCCGCCTGTCGGCTCTGCGGGTGTGGCGGCAGCACCGCCGCGGGTACCGGCGCCTCGAACCCCTCTGGGTGCTCTTGTCCGACCGGTTCCCCGAGACCGTCCTCGGCTCGCGGGCGACTGTGCTCGAAACCTGGGGTGTGCGTGGCGTGCACCGCCTCTACCACCGCCGCGTGGTCGAGTGTCGAGACGGGCTGGTCCGTATCAGCCCCCTCATGGGCGACCTGACGACGGAGGACCTCCTGGCCATGGACGCGACCATCCTGGCCAACCGGCTCCGCTCGGCAGCGGCCGCAGACGTCCACGGGTCCGAGGAAGCCCAGCCGGTGATTCCGCTGGCCGTGCCCGAGATCGACAGCGCCGGTGCTGACGCCGCCCACCTGTTCGCCCTCTCCGACGCCCTCCGCGCCGCCTGA
- a CDS encoding TIGR03618 family F420-dependent PPOX class oxidoreductase codes for MATAITETEAFAGFWSEYHLATLTTLRSDGTPHVVPVGVTYDHDAGVARVITRKSSVKIANILAALPGEARVAISQVAGPRWLTIEGVAEVRTAEDEVANAVDRYADRYGRRPAPDPERVLVEITPVRAMGLLEIPSRP; via the coding sequence ATGGCTACCGCGATCACCGAAACCGAAGCCTTCGCTGGCTTCTGGTCTGAATACCACTTGGCCACGCTGACCACGTTGCGTTCTGATGGAACTCCGCATGTAGTGCCCGTTGGTGTGACTTACGACCACGACGCGGGCGTCGCGCGTGTCATCACGCGAAAGAGCAGCGTGAAAATCGCCAACATCCTTGCCGCGCTTCCGGGAGAGGCGAGAGTCGCGATATCGCAGGTAGCGGGTCCGAGATGGCTGACCATCGAGGGTGTAGCCGAAGTTCGAACTGCAGAAGATGAGGTTGCGAACGCTGTCGATCGCTATGCGGATCGATACGGTCGCCGCCCCGCTCCAGACCCTGAGCGCGTGCTGGTAGAGATAACCCCTGTGCGCGCCATGGGGCTGCTGGAGATTCCATCCCGTCCGTGA
- a CDS encoding pentapeptide repeat-containing protein — MATRAFGRTTITLPELDEPGLYLSNVDSLNSTRGTVQDFAYGAASLRSLDLAETHLITGRITGIHAQRTELESVNLHGVEITGSDLGSARWAESKLTRVHVRDTKLMGAALDGLVLDDVLFEGCKFDYATFDRVRATGPVAFIGCVLTEATFTDCDLSDVVFSDCQFRLTEFRAGRYRGADLRENDLSQIRGVANLAKVRIDAGQQTHLAEALVNELDITIGDD; from the coding sequence ATGGCCACCCGCGCCTTCGGCCGCACCACGATCACCCTGCCCGAGCTGGACGAGCCCGGCCTCTACCTGAGCAACGTCGACAGCCTCAACAGCACCCGCGGCACCGTCCAGGACTTCGCCTACGGCGCCGCCAGCCTGCGCTCACTCGACCTCGCGGAGACCCACCTCATCACCGGTCGGATCACCGGCATCCACGCACAGCGCACCGAGCTGGAGTCGGTCAACCTCCACGGCGTCGAGATCACCGGGAGCGACCTCGGCTCGGCACGCTGGGCCGAGAGCAAGCTGACCCGCGTCCACGTCCGCGACACCAAGCTGATGGGCGCCGCCCTGGACGGCCTAGTCCTCGATGACGTCCTGTTCGAAGGCTGCAAGTTCGACTACGCCACCTTCGACAGGGTGCGCGCCACCGGCCCCGTCGCCTTCATCGGCTGCGTCCTCACCGAGGCCACGTTCACCGACTGCGACCTGTCCGACGTCGTGTTCTCCGACTGCCAGTTCAGGCTCACCGAGTTCCGAGCCGGCCGCTACCGAGGCGCTGACCTGCGCGAGAACGACCTCTCCCAGATCCGCGGCGTCGCCAACCTCGCGAAGGTACGCATCGACGCCGGTCAGCAGACCCACCTCGCCGAGGCCCTCGTGAACGAACTCGACATCACCATCGGTGACGACTGA
- the amcA gene encoding multiple cyclophane-containing RiPP AmcA: protein MSVHTPTDAASLVMDLAEGFESLLEAAGTSAVARWENTPALPLATFDNRPTWDNPTPAFDNRPTWDDWSKSK from the coding sequence ATGTCCGTACACACGCCCACTGACGCCGCCTCGCTCGTGATGGACTTGGCGGAGGGATTCGAATCCCTCCTGGAGGCCGCCGGCACCTCGGCCGTCGCCCGCTGGGAGAACACCCCCGCCCTGCCCCTCGCCACGTTCGACAACCGCCCCACCTGGGACAACCCAACCCCGGCCTTCGACAACCGGCCCACCTGGGACGACTGGAGCAAGAGCAAGTAG
- the amcB gene encoding cyclophane-forming radical SAM peptide maturase AmcB, producing MHSALRLATRPRSVIMQPTTKCLPMDCTYCYLPFRKMSHLMPVEVAEAVAKPVNAWAADDPAFEVVWHGGEPLATGRTHLAALMAPFKGVKHSVQTNAALVDDAWCEFLLEHQVRVGVSIDGPEDMNTHRVTLAGHPGFRVTMRGIERLRHHGIPVSAIAVVSDPDPENAARFYEFFADLGVTTLGVNVEEEEGVNRGAKGPDPVRATEFWAALADAWRANPAIRLREIQRVLNFAGAVLGGHATPPTPASAPWDPMPTIAYDGGVVLLSPELAGFTDTRFGDFTTGNVLKDGLDVLVAEAEARTPWITEFWQGVDACRAACPSFAFCGGAHAANRYFEHDGRFDGTRTQYCTTAKIALLEGVTRHVRTHAH from the coding sequence ATGCACAGTGCGTTACGGCTCGCGACCCGACCCCGGTCCGTGATCATGCAGCCGACGACGAAATGCCTCCCCATGGACTGCACGTACTGCTACCTGCCGTTCCGCAAGATGAGTCACCTGATGCCGGTCGAGGTCGCGGAGGCGGTGGCCAAGCCGGTCAACGCCTGGGCGGCCGACGATCCGGCCTTCGAGGTCGTCTGGCACGGCGGAGAGCCCCTCGCCACGGGCCGCACCCACCTGGCCGCACTCATGGCCCCTTTCAAGGGCGTCAAGCACAGCGTCCAGACGAACGCGGCGTTGGTGGATGACGCGTGGTGCGAGTTCCTGCTGGAGCACCAGGTGCGCGTCGGCGTCAGCATCGATGGGCCCGAGGACATGAACACCCACCGGGTCACCCTTGCCGGCCACCCCGGGTTCCGCGTCACCATGCGGGGCATCGAGCGCCTGCGCCACCACGGCATCCCGGTCTCCGCCATCGCGGTTGTCTCCGACCCCGACCCCGAGAACGCGGCCCGCTTCTACGAGTTCTTCGCCGACCTGGGCGTCACCACCCTCGGCGTCAACGTCGAAGAGGAAGAGGGAGTCAACCGCGGGGCCAAGGGCCCCGACCCCGTGCGCGCGACCGAGTTCTGGGCCGCCCTCGCAGACGCCTGGCGGGCCAACCCGGCAATCCGGCTACGGGAGATCCAGCGGGTCCTCAACTTCGCCGGCGCCGTCCTCGGCGGCCACGCCACGCCCCCCACGCCGGCTTCAGCCCCCTGGGATCCGATGCCCACCATCGCCTATGACGGCGGGGTGGTCCTGCTCTCTCCCGAGCTGGCCGGCTTCACCGACACCCGGTTCGGTGACTTCACCACCGGCAACGTCCTGAAAGACGGCCTGGACGTCCTCGTGGCCGAGGCCGAAGCACGCACGCCCTGGATCACCGAGTTCTGGCAGGGCGTGGACGCGTGCCGCGCCGCCTGTCCCTCCTTTGCCTTCTGCGGGGGCGCCCATGCCGCGAACCGGTACTTCGAGCACGACGGCCGGTTCGACGGGACCAGGACCCAGTACTGCACCACCGCCAAAATCGCCCTACTCGAAGGAGTCACGCGACATGTCCGTACACACGCCCACTGA
- a CDS encoding helix-turn-helix transcriptional regulator, translating to MSGYIEEQERIGQRVRRQRLSVGMTQADLAAALGRTQGWVSKLEKGRIELDRAGLINAVAAALHCHPNTLIERPYTGGGAETKWQVSAASILRELRRYDLAPVFDGTPRPSEVLWHDMKRLLRLRDAAANGAVLSELPDMLREARALAEASTGHEREEAYAIYAVACKFAHTAAHALGHPELVAMACERATWSAQLSGDPVMPAMALWMRMWDTWASADWNDALALGDKALAGIEAEYEAGDPLALRMWGALHLRAAISYARGGNVAGSDERLALARTAGERVNAYVGPEIHDRHSVTFSLGNVIIHSVSAALEMSDQTKALRLNREADPAHIAVLPNSRLGHHHMDLARAWLWDGNRDQALTELEAAERIAPQLVRNHPVARATLRKIIYAERVATRQRLRGMTSRFSLD from the coding sequence GTGAGCGGGTACATCGAGGAGCAGGAGCGGATCGGGCAGCGGGTCCGGCGTCAGAGGCTTTCCGTCGGGATGACCCAGGCCGATCTCGCAGCCGCGCTCGGCCGGACGCAGGGCTGGGTATCGAAGCTGGAGAAGGGCCGGATCGAGCTGGACCGGGCCGGGCTGATCAACGCCGTGGCCGCCGCACTGCACTGCCATCCGAACACTCTGATCGAGCGACCGTACACGGGGGGCGGGGCCGAGACGAAGTGGCAGGTGTCCGCCGCCTCCATCCTGCGCGAGCTGCGCCGGTACGACCTGGCGCCCGTCTTCGACGGGACCCCGCGCCCCTCCGAGGTGCTGTGGCACGACATGAAGCGCCTGCTCCGCCTGCGCGACGCCGCGGCGAACGGTGCAGTGCTGAGCGAGCTCCCGGACATGCTGCGGGAAGCCCGCGCCCTCGCCGAGGCGTCCACCGGCCACGAGCGCGAAGAGGCCTACGCGATCTACGCGGTGGCCTGCAAGTTCGCCCACACCGCCGCCCACGCTCTCGGCCATCCTGAGTTGGTCGCGATGGCCTGCGAGCGGGCCACGTGGTCCGCGCAGCTCTCCGGAGACCCGGTGATGCCCGCCATGGCTCTGTGGATGCGGATGTGGGACACCTGGGCCTCCGCCGACTGGAACGACGCGCTCGCCCTCGGGGACAAGGCCCTCGCCGGCATCGAGGCCGAGTACGAGGCCGGCGACCCTCTCGCTCTGCGGATGTGGGGCGCCCTGCACTTGCGGGCCGCGATCTCGTACGCGCGCGGCGGGAACGTGGCCGGATCCGACGAGCGCCTGGCCCTGGCGCGTACGGCGGGCGAGCGGGTCAATGCCTACGTCGGGCCGGAGATCCACGACCGGCACTCGGTGACGTTCAGCCTCGGCAACGTGATCATCCACAGTGTCAGCGCGGCCCTGGAGATGAGCGACCAGACGAAGGCCCTTCGCCTGAACCGGGAGGCAGACCCCGCACACATCGCGGTCCTTCCCAACTCCCGCCTCGGCCACCACCACATGGACCTCGCCCGCGCGTGGCTCTGGGACGGCAACCGCGATCAGGCCCTGACCGAGCTGGAGGCCGCTGAGCGCATCGCCCCGCAGCTGGTCCGCAACCATCCCGTCGCGCGGGCAACGTTGCGTAAGATCATCTATGCCGAGCGGGTAGCTACCCGCCAGCGGCTACGCGGCATGACCAGCCGCTTTTCCCTGGACTGA